Proteins encoded together in one Desulfovibrio sp. UCD-KL4C window:
- a CDS encoding ABC transporter ATP-binding protein, translating to MEELHLHDVSVRFGGLQALAEVNFSLLPGEIVGLIGPNGAGKTTVFNVITGVYNASGGDVVYGGESLRGLKPYQVLAKGIARTFQNIRLFQNMTALENVMVAQHSRTNCGVLGAIFRTPTQKREEKKIKERAMGELRFAELEEFADEVASSLPYGHQRRLEIARALASDPSTILLDEPAAGLNPAESSELMETIRKISARGINVLMVEHDMKVVMGICQKLVVLDHGVMIAKGNPEEIQKNPAVIEAYLGN from the coding sequence ATGGAAGAACTACATTTACACGACGTGAGCGTCCGCTTTGGTGGGCTTCAGGCTCTGGCTGAGGTTAACTTCTCTCTTCTGCCGGGAGAAATTGTAGGCCTTATCGGACCTAACGGTGCAGGTAAAACTACTGTATTTAATGTTATCACCGGAGTATATAATGCGTCTGGCGGTGATGTTGTTTATGGAGGGGAAAGCCTTCGCGGACTCAAGCCTTATCAGGTTCTAGCAAAGGGTATTGCACGCACTTTTCAGAATATTCGTCTTTTTCAGAATATGACGGCTCTTGAGAATGTAATGGTCGCACAACATTCTCGCACTAATTGCGGTGTGCTTGGAGCAATTTTCCGTACTCCCACTCAAAAGCGTGAAGAAAAGAAAATTAAAGAAAGGGCGATGGGTGAGTTACGCTTTGCAGAACTGGAAGAGTTTGCAGATGAAGTAGCTTCCAGTCTGCCTTACGGCCATCAAAGGAGGCTTGAGATTGCTCGAGCTTTAGCCTCTGATCCTAGCACGATTCTTCTTGATGAGCCTGCTGCAGGTCTTAACCCCGCTGAAAGTTCCGAGTTAATGGAAACCATTCGTAAAATATCTGCTAGAGGGATTAATGTTTTGATGGTGGAACATGATATGAAAGTTGTCATGGGAATCTGTCAGAAACTTGTAGTTCTTGATCACGGAGTAATGATTGCAAAGGGAAATCCAGAAGAAATTCAGAAGAATCCTGCTGTAATTGAGGCATATCTTGGTAATTAA
- a CDS encoding ferredoxin — protein sequence MAKKVVIDHDECIGCETCVELCPEVFALDAEGEKAEVIKEDAIDLDCVQDSIDSCPVECISIE from the coding sequence ATGGCTAAGAAAGTAGTGATTGATCACGATGAATGTATTGGTTGCGAAACCTGTGTTGAACTTTGTCCTGAAGTTTTCGCTCTTGATGCCGAGGGTGAAAAAGCTGAAGTTATTAAGGAAGATGCTATTGATTTAGACTGTGTTCAAGATTCTATAGATTCTTGTCCGGTAGAGTGCATATCTATAGAATAA
- a CDS encoding FAD-dependent oxidoreductase — protein MPEKIGVYFDQASISPYLNAEELAEVVRKVCASECPVVKCHPRLNSEEGRKLIQEDIDAGNVDAVCICGTSPRVDWDIFNFDNVMVERVNLREQCIKVFRNPDGTLPDPNGEIPELLKIMANEYVRMGITKLTKGKTSENQVVGSTKVVMVLGGGFTGLTAALYAAKTNHDVILVEKSDVLGGKAAGMYKTFPLAYPNTEAHETGIEALIAEVESNSKIKVFKSAHLENLEGAPGDYTASVKVGSGKEEMPVGAVVLATGWVPQDTKYVEPMGYGSSKVVTAAEFEKMVKTGKMDASSVAFVLDTRLSEAKFAAEEDAYANRSEEQIASDDADAKAVSDAAKAEGDDAEEFVYEDMESYKHLPYSSELSSLVALKQANYVRELNDEGIAYIIYDHMMVPGVNERYYRAAQDDPGIMLTKGTVTSIQEEGNSMVVSASNTLIGENIEIQADLVVVPTGMVPTTAHDPTINLVYRQGPAFPDLQQFAGYADSNYICFPYETRRTGIYAAGCVRQPMSMGLAREDAAGAVLKAIQCINSSNHGVAVHPRSGDNTYPVFNFMRCTQCKRCTEECPFGALDDDEKGTPKPNPSRCRRCGTCMGACPERVIGFDNYNIDMIGSMIKQVKVPDDMEVGGPRFIVLACENDAYPALDMAAMRGKGWSPYVRVIPVRCLGSVNTIWIADAMSKGIDGVLLLGCKYGEDYQCHFVKGSELCNRRMENVADSLKRLGVEPERVVQSELAIDEYDKVPDMIDTFVNDMIKIGPNPFKGY, from the coding sequence ATGCCCGAAAAAATCGGAGTTTATTTCGACCAAGCAAGCATTTCCCCTTACCTTAACGCTGAAGAACTTGCAGAAGTAGTCCGTAAGGTCTGTGCAAGTGAATGTCCGGTGGTCAAGTGCCACCCGAGACTTAACAGCGAGGAAGGCAGAAAGCTTATTCAGGAAGATATCGACGCTGGCAACGTTGATGCAGTATGTATCTGCGGCACAAGCCCTCGCGTAGATTGGGACATTTTCAATTTTGACAACGTCATGGTTGAACGTGTTAATCTGCGTGAACAGTGCATCAAGGTTTTCAGGAACCCTGACGGCACATTGCCTGATCCAAATGGTGAAATCCCTGAACTCCTCAAAATAATGGCTAATGAATATGTCAGAATGGGAATCACTAAACTTACCAAAGGTAAAACCTCTGAAAATCAGGTTGTAGGTTCTACTAAGGTTGTTATGGTTCTTGGTGGTGGTTTTACTGGTCTTACTGCAGCTCTTTATGCAGCAAAGACTAACCACGACGTAATTCTGGTTGAAAAGTCAGACGTTCTCGGTGGTAAAGCCGCCGGAATGTACAAGACTTTCCCACTCGCATATCCAAACACCGAAGCTCATGAAACAGGAATTGAAGCTCTGATTGCTGAAGTTGAATCAAACTCCAAAATCAAAGTTTTTAAATCTGCTCATCTTGAGAATCTTGAAGGTGCTCCCGGTGATTACACCGCCAGCGTTAAAGTTGGTTCCGGTAAAGAAGAAATGCCCGTTGGTGCAGTTGTTCTTGCTACTGGTTGGGTCCCTCAGGATACCAAGTATGTTGAGCCTATGGGTTACGGTTCTTCCAAAGTTGTTACTGCTGCTGAATTTGAGAAAATGGTCAAGACAGGAAAAATGGACGCATCGTCTGTTGCTTTTGTTCTTGATACCCGTCTCAGTGAAGCAAAGTTTGCAGCTGAAGAAGATGCATATGCAAATCGTTCTGAAGAGCAGATTGCATCTGATGATGCTGACGCTAAAGCCGTATCTGATGCTGCTAAAGCAGAAGGTGATGATGCAGAAGAATTTGTTTATGAGGATATGGAATCCTATAAACATCTTCCTTACAGCTCAGAACTTAGCAGTTTAGTAGCTCTTAAGCAGGCTAACTACGTTCGTGAACTTAACGACGAAGGCATTGCTTATATCATCTATGACCACATGATGGTTCCGGGTGTTAACGAGCGTTACTATCGTGCTGCTCAGGATGATCCAGGTATTATGCTGACCAAAGGAACTGTCACTTCCATTCAGGAAGAAGGCAATTCCATGGTTGTTTCTGCCAGTAATACTCTGATTGGCGAAAATATCGAAATTCAGGCTGATTTGGTCGTTGTTCCTACAGGCATGGTTCCAACCACTGCTCATGATCCGACCATCAACCTTGTATATAGACAAGGACCTGCATTCCCAGACCTTCAACAGTTTGCAGGATATGCAGATTCCAACTACATCTGTTTCCCTTACGAAACACGCCGTACCGGTATTTATGCCGCTGGTTGTGTCCGTCAGCCCATGTCTATGGGACTTGCAAGGGAAGATGCTGCCGGTGCTGTTCTCAAAGCAATTCAGTGTATCAACTCCTCCAATCATGGTGTAGCTGTTCACCCTCGCTCTGGAGATAACACTTACCCCGTTTTCAACTTCATGCGTTGCACACAGTGTAAACGTTGTACTGAAGAATGTCCTTTCGGTGCACTTGATGATGATGAAAAAGGAACACCAAAGCCGAATCCGTCACGCTGTCGCCGCTGCGGTACCTGTATGGGTGCCTGCCCTGAACGCGTAATCGGGTTTGACAATTACAATATCGACATGATCGGTTCCATGATCAAACAGGTTAAAGTTCCTGATGACATGGAAGTCGGCGGTCCTAGATTTATCGTACTTGCTTGTGAAAACGATGCTTATCCGGCACTCGACATGGCAGCTATGCGCGGTAAAGGCTGGTCTCCATATGTTCGTGTAATTCCTGTTCGCTGTCTTGGCTCTGTTAATACCATCTGGATTGCAGATGCTATGAGTAAGGGTATTGATGGAGTTCTATTGCTCGGATGTAAGTACGGTGAAGATTATCAGTGCCACTTTGTGAAAGGTTCCGAACTGTGTAATCGCCGTATGGAAAACGTTGCTGATTCTCTCAAGAGACTTGGCGTCGAACCTGAGCGTGTTGTCCAGTCTGAACTCGCTATTGACGAATACGATAAAGTCCCTGACATGATCGATACCTTCGTCAATGACATGATCAAGATTGGTCCTAACCCGTTCAAGGGCTACTAG
- a CDS encoding ATP-dependent sacrificial sulfur transferase LarE yields the protein MPMKNYHIIQTQYKSLLNIISNYDKAFIAFSGGIDSSLVAKAAFDILGNKAIAVTIESELTANRDILFARESAKSIGINHQVIKISALRNMLISANTERRCYYCKKEIIKTIAQRPLFDGSHVDDTDDRPGLKAIREAGVISPLVLAGFNKKKIIDTAKHLKLYSLNRPSNSCLATRIKTGTSLTQQNLTMVELTEECMFEAGAKWCRARIDGNKFKIEYGADSILNEDCTKIHIIKMLPALIQMDIKFFKKS from the coding sequence ATGCCTATGAAAAATTATCATATTATTCAAACTCAATACAAATCCCTACTCAATATTATTAGTAATTACGATAAAGCTTTCATCGCATTTTCAGGCGGAATTGATAGCTCCTTGGTGGCTAAAGCAGCATTTGATATATTAGGCAATAAGGCTATAGCTGTTACAATAGAATCTGAACTTACAGCCAACCGTGATATTTTATTCGCGAGAGAGTCAGCAAAATCGATAGGTATCAATCATCAGGTCATTAAAATATCGGCACTTAGAAATATGCTGATCAGTGCTAATACAGAACGACGCTGCTACTATTGCAAAAAAGAGATCATTAAGACCATTGCTCAGCGGCCCCTTTTTGACGGCAGCCACGTCGACGACACTGATGATCGACCGGGGTTAAAAGCAATTCGCGAAGCTGGCGTTATTTCACCTTTAGTTCTCGCCGGATTTAATAAAAAAAAGATCATCGATACAGCCAAACACCTAAAGCTTTATTCCCTCAACCGCCCTTCAAACAGTTGTCTGGCGACTAGAATAAAAACAGGAACATCTTTAACTCAGCAAAATCTTACAATGGTGGAGCTTACGGAAGAATGCATGTTTGAGGCTGGAGCAAAATGGTGCAGAGCAAGAATTGACGGAAATAAATTTAAAATTGAATACGGAGCGGATTCCATCCTAAATGAAGATTGCACTAAAATTCATATAATAAAAATGCTTCCGGCATTAATTCAAATGGACATTAAGTTCTTTAAAAAATCATAA
- a CDS encoding CoB--CoM heterodisulfide reductase iron-sulfur subunit A family protein, with protein sequence MSKSILVVGGGFSGITAALEAAEVGHEVFIVEKAPFLGGRVMQLNKYFPKLCPPSCGLEIQFQRIKKNKNVKFFTLAEVESISGSKGDFEVKIHIKPRYVGPGSVELSEVIAKLSNNVTDEFEFKLCDRKALYMDVPFAFPARYVLEKENCTDEDLKLLEGVDVVDLKDEEKVITLNVGSIVYATGWKPYDVTKLSNLGAGSVANCITNMQMERLAAPSGPTSGMIVRPSDGAQPKNIAFVQCAGSRDENHLNYCSYICCMASLKQAAYVRDQYPDAKVTVYYIDLRTPGRYDKFAKRILSDDKINAVKGKVAEVIEVSGSGNVLVTVEDAETGIKAQNEHDLIVLATGMQPSLAGVPVPTGVQVDDQGFIIGGEEQGIFAAGCAKQPLDVMKTAQSGTAAALKAIQTVIGR encoded by the coding sequence ATGTCAAAAAGCATACTTGTCGTTGGTGGCGGGTTCAGTGGTATTACTGCTGCACTCGAAGCTGCTGAAGTAGGGCATGAAGTCTTCATCGTTGAGAAGGCGCCATTCCTGGGTGGCAGAGTGATGCAGCTGAATAAGTATTTTCCAAAGCTGTGTCCTCCTTCCTGCGGTCTGGAGATCCAATTTCAGAGAATTAAAAAAAATAAGAACGTTAAGTTCTTTACCTTGGCTGAAGTAGAATCCATCAGCGGTTCTAAAGGTGATTTTGAAGTCAAAATCCATATTAAGCCTAGGTATGTCGGTCCCGGTAGTGTTGAATTGTCTGAAGTCATCGCAAAACTTTCCAATAATGTTACTGATGAATTCGAATTCAAACTGTGTGACCGCAAAGCCCTTTACATGGATGTGCCTTTTGCGTTCCCCGCAAGATACGTTCTTGAAAAGGAAAACTGTACTGATGAAGACCTTAAGCTTCTTGAGGGAGTCGATGTTGTCGACCTTAAAGATGAAGAAAAGGTAATCACTCTCAATGTGGGTTCCATTGTATATGCGACCGGCTGGAAGCCTTATGATGTAACTAAACTTTCAAATCTCGGAGCTGGATCTGTCGCTAACTGCATTACTAATATGCAGATGGAACGTCTTGCAGCTCCAAGTGGTCCTACAAGCGGCATGATAGTCCGTCCTTCTGACGGAGCTCAGCCGAAAAACATCGCGTTCGTACAGTGTGCGGGGTCACGTGATGAAAATCATCTCAATTACTGTTCATATATTTGCTGCATGGCTTCATTGAAGCAGGCTGCATATGTTCGTGACCAGTATCCTGATGCAAAGGTTACTGTTTATTACATCGACCTTCGTACTCCGGGACGTTACGATAAGTTTGCCAAACGTATTCTTTCCGATGACAAGATCAATGCCGTTAAAGGTAAGGTCGCTGAAGTTATTGAAGTTTCCGGTTCCGGCAATGTTCTCGTCACAGTTGAGGATGCTGAAACCGGTATTAAGGCACAAAATGAGCATGACCTCATTGTCCTTGCTACCGGAATGCAGCCTAGCCTTGCTGGTGTTCCGGTTCCTACCGGAGTTCAGGTTGATGATCAGGGCTTCATTATTGGCGGAGAAGAACAAGGCATTTTCGCCGCCGGGTGTGCAAAGCAACCTCTGGATGTCATGAAGACAGCTCAGTCAGGTACAGCTGCCGCTCTGAAAGCGATTCAAACGGTGATAGGGAGGTAA
- the qmoC gene encoding quinone-interacting membrane-bound oxidoreductase complex subunit QmoC — MEKDVRIKPDLQFIKELQEVGGDAVKKCYQCATCSVACPLSPADNPYPRKEMVWAQWGLKDKLVNDIDIWLCHNCGQCSDLCPRGARPADMLAALRNMAYQKMVTPSCFGKWMSSPKHLPKLAAIPAVLYMVIWFIMAGVRGSFFPLEDGKIVYGYLFPGDFTIDPIFMIAFGFMAWTFYRGVKNLIASFKDQPKVFAVGDKSERPSLLECFVDVCRKEILTHSKWKECGDTDEADEQKFNGHRLIMLAFVCLMIVTGIVAVAHWGGKVIPLLHAIGHTPMPLWHPVKILANIGAVLLVYSLLLLTKRRLNQDESAHGSSYYDWYLLGLIWTIAGTGVMSELLRLFGIAILAYPVYYVHLVAVFMMFVYLPWSKLGHLVYRTAALTYARYIGRLPMPVREEKTFTL, encoded by the coding sequence ATGGAAAAAGATGTTCGCATCAAACCGGATCTGCAGTTTATCAAAGAACTCCAGGAAGTCGGTGGAGACGCAGTCAAAAAGTGTTATCAGTGCGCAACTTGCTCTGTAGCATGTCCTTTGTCTCCTGCTGACAACCCTTATCCGCGTAAGGAAATGGTTTGGGCTCAGTGGGGCCTTAAAGATAAACTCGTTAATGACATCGATATATGGCTTTGTCATAACTGCGGACAATGTTCCGACCTGTGTCCTCGCGGCGCACGTCCTGCTGACATGCTCGCAGCTCTGCGTAACATGGCCTACCAGAAGATGGTTACCCCGTCCTGCTTTGGTAAGTGGATGAGTTCTCCGAAACATCTGCCTAAATTAGCAGCTATTCCAGCAGTTCTTTATATGGTGATTTGGTTCATCATGGCTGGAGTTCGCGGTTCTTTCTTCCCTCTTGAAGATGGCAAAATTGTCTACGGATATCTTTTCCCCGGCGATTTTACTATTGACCCGATCTTTATGATTGCTTTCGGTTTCATGGCTTGGACCTTTTATAGGGGAGTCAAAAATCTTATTGCTTCATTTAAGGATCAACCGAAGGTCTTTGCTGTTGGTGACAAATCTGAAAGACCCAGCCTCTTGGAATGCTTCGTGGATGTGTGCAGAAAAGAAATTCTGACTCACTCCAAATGGAAAGAATGCGGAGATACTGATGAAGCTGACGAACAGAAGTTTAATGGTCATAGACTCATTATGCTCGCTTTCGTCTGCCTGATGATTGTGACAGGCATAGTCGCTGTTGCTCATTGGGGAGGAAAGGTCATACCTCTCCTTCATGCTATCGGTCACACTCCAATGCCGCTGTGGCACCCGGTTAAGATTCTTGCCAACATTGGCGCAGTACTTCTTGTTTACTCATTATTACTGCTTACCAAGCGCCGCTTGAATCAGGATGAATCCGCTCACGGTTCCAGTTATTATGACTGGTATCTACTCGGACTTATCTGGACAATTGCAGGTACTGGCGTAATGAGTGAATTGCTCCGTCTTTTCGGAATCGCAATTCTTGCTTACCCTGTATACTATGTGCATCTTGTCGCCGTGTTTATGATGTTTGTCTATCTGCCGTGGTCCAAGCTTGGACATCTGGTCTACAGGACTGCAGCTTTAACTTATGCAAGATACATCGGCCGTCTACCAATGCCGGTCCGTGAAGAAAAGACTTTTACTCTGTAA
- a CDS encoding branched-chain amino acid ABC transporter permease, with protein sequence MEYFFQQLINGITLGSVYALIALGYTMVYGIIQLINFAHGEFFAAGGYVGVIFMSYLVSQGAPAWVCLSGSLILAMAYCAMLAVAVEKVAYKPLRNSSRLSVLLSALGMSIFLQNGLMLTQGVYDKAYPTELAQGGFEMGNVMLSYMQIFIVSLTAFLLVALNVLVFKTRIGKAMRSTAQDKIMSALVGINSNRTISITFAIGAALAAAAGIMVGLYYGSVRYDMGFVPGIKAFAAAVLGGIGNITGAMIGGFIIGMVEIFAAGYISGEYKDVFAFVILIAVLYFRPSGIMGENVDDTRV encoded by the coding sequence ATGGAATATTTTTTTCAACAACTCATTAATGGTATAACACTCGGTAGCGTATATGCGCTTATCGCTCTTGGTTATACTATGGTGTACGGCATCATTCAGCTTATTAACTTTGCTCATGGCGAATTTTTCGCAGCTGGCGGTTATGTCGGCGTTATTTTCATGAGTTACCTTGTTTCTCAAGGAGCACCGGCTTGGGTTTGCCTTTCTGGTTCGTTGATTTTGGCAATGGCATATTGTGCAATGCTTGCAGTTGCTGTTGAAAAAGTAGCATATAAACCGCTCCGTAACTCATCTAGGCTTTCTGTTCTGCTTTCTGCTCTTGGTATGTCCATATTTTTACAGAACGGCTTGATGTTAACACAGGGTGTGTATGACAAAGCTTATCCTACAGAACTTGCTCAGGGTGGCTTTGAGATGGGAAATGTAATGCTTTCCTATATGCAAATTTTTATAGTCAGTCTTACCGCATTCTTGCTGGTTGCCTTGAATGTGCTTGTTTTCAAAACTCGTATTGGTAAGGCTATGCGCTCAACAGCTCAGGATAAAATAATGTCTGCACTTGTTGGAATTAATTCTAACCGCACAATTAGCATTACCTTTGCAATTGGAGCTGCTCTTGCTGCCGCTGCTGGAATAATGGTCGGGCTTTATTATGGTTCTGTCCGTTACGATATGGGATTTGTTCCAGGCATTAAAGCTTTTGCTGCCGCAGTCTTGGGTGGTATCGGAAACATTACCGGTGCAATGATCGGCGGTTTTATTATCGGAATGGTAGAAATTTTCGCCGCAGGCTATATTTCAGGCGAGTATAAGGACGTCTTTGCGTTTGTGATACTCATTGCGGTTCTTTATTTCAGACCTTCAGGAATCATGGGAGAGAACGTTGACGATACCAGAGTTTAA
- a CDS encoding ABC transporter ATP-binding protein, with translation MTEPILELRDVKSGYGSIQALKGINIKVYEGEIVSIIGANGAGKSSTLMTICNIVHATSGDIFYKGKRINQIASDKLPAMGLCQVPEGRRIFPRLTIEENLDMGAFFRNDKEIEDDKERIFGMFPILRERCKQAGGTLSGGEQQMLAIGRALMSRPKVLLLDEPSLGLAPLIVKQIFDIIKEINKLGTTIILVEQNAKVALSMAHRGYVLETGHVVMEDEAQKLLNNPDIQKAYLGE, from the coding sequence ATGACTGAACCAATATTAGAATTACGGGATGTTAAGTCCGGCTATGGGAGCATTCAGGCTCTTAAAGGAATAAATATTAAAGTATATGAAGGTGAAATTGTATCGATTATCGGAGCTAATGGTGCCGGTAAAAGTTCAACACTTATGACTATATGCAATATTGTTCACGCCACCAGCGGAGATATCTTTTATAAAGGTAAAAGAATAAACCAGATTGCATCAGATAAACTGCCTGCAATGGGACTTTGTCAGGTTCCGGAAGGGCGTAGGATTTTTCCGCGCTTAACGATTGAAGAGAACCTTGATATGGGAGCTTTTTTTAGAAACGATAAGGAAATTGAAGATGACAAGGAAAGAATCTTCGGTATGTTTCCTATTCTACGCGAAAGATGTAAGCAGGCTGGCGGAACACTATCCGGTGGAGAACAGCAAATGCTTGCTATCGGCAGGGCCTTAATGAGCAGACCGAAAGTTCTTCTTCTTGATGAACCTTCCTTGGGGCTTGCTCCGCTGATTGTTAAACAGATTTTTGATATCATTAAAGAAATCAACAAGCTGGGAACAACCATTATTCTGGTTGAACAAAATGCTAAAGTTGCGCTTAGTATGGCGCATAGAGGCTATGTTCTTGAAACAGGTCATGTTGTCATGGAAGATGAAGCTCAGAAACTTTTAAATAATCCAGATATTCAAAAAGCATATCTTGGAGAATAG
- a CDS encoding branched-chain amino acid ABC transporter permease produces the protein MTIPEFKKHWTSLGIGMVWLFILLWPLLGVKPEGLEVASTFNVWWRIAVGCSFILFLYQLNKIGTFNFISRPASAVAGNIKKVSSTVPVVVWFVVGIVCAGLIPQFAGRYAQDVAINCMIYVCLGLGLNIVVGLAGMLDLGYIAFYGIGAYTYALLSVQFQLSFWICLPISAAAAGFGAWLIGYCSMRMRGDYLAIVTLGFAEIVRMVFNNWMSLTNGPNGVTGIKAPGLYWFDFTNGMTLEHIWLKKLSLVYYVILLLVAFTIIAVYRLQHSRTGRAWEAIREDETAAEVMGVPTFYMKLLAYCSGACFGGMAGAFYAARMRFVSPESFTFLESAMVLSMVVLGGMGSIPGVILGALALIALPEIFRDFELYRMLVFGGVMTLMMLFRPQGILPPKRKMRAGKE, from the coding sequence TTGACGATACCAGAGTTTAAAAAACACTGGACATCCCTAGGTATTGGGATGGTCTGGCTGTTCATCCTATTGTGGCCTTTGCTTGGCGTAAAGCCAGAAGGGCTTGAGGTTGCCAGCACTTTTAATGTCTGGTGGAGAATTGCTGTCGGTTGCTCATTTATTCTGTTTTTGTACCAGTTAAATAAGATCGGAACATTTAATTTTATATCCAGACCTGCGTCAGCAGTAGCAGGTAATATTAAAAAAGTTTCTTCCACTGTACCTGTTGTGGTCTGGTTTGTGGTCGGTATTGTCTGCGCTGGTTTAATTCCACAATTTGCAGGTCGTTATGCTCAGGATGTAGCTATAAACTGTATGATCTACGTCTGTCTCGGACTTGGATTGAATATAGTTGTCGGCCTAGCTGGTATGCTTGATCTTGGCTATATCGCATTTTATGGTATCGGTGCATACACATATGCTCTTCTTTCAGTTCAGTTCCAACTTTCATTTTGGATTTGTTTGCCAATTAGTGCCGCCGCAGCAGGTTTTGGAGCATGGCTTATCGGCTATTGTTCCATGAGAATGAGAGGTGATTATTTAGCTATTGTTACGCTGGGATTTGCTGAAATTGTTCGAATGGTTTTCAATAACTGGATGAGCTTGACCAATGGGCCTAACGGTGTAACCGGTATTAAGGCTCCCGGGCTTTATTGGTTCGACTTTACCAATGGTATGACTTTGGAGCATATTTGGCTTAAAAAGCTTTCACTTGTATATTACGTAATTCTTCTTCTTGTGGCCTTCACTATTATTGCCGTCTACCGTTTACAGCATTCACGTACAGGTAGAGCATGGGAAGCAATTCGTGAAGATGAGACTGCTGCTGAGGTTATGGGTGTCCCGACTTTTTATATGAAGCTTCTTGCATATTGTTCCGGAGCATGTTTCGGCGGGATGGCCGGAGCTTTTTATGCCGCGAGAATGAGATTTGTCAGCCCTGAGTCGTTTACCTTTCTAGAGTCAGCTATGGTTCTGTCTATGGTTGTTCTAGGGGGTATGGGGTCGATTCCGGGTGTTATTTTGGGGGCACTCGCACTTATTGCCTTACCGGAAATATTCAGAGATTTTGAATTATACCGCATGCTGGTTTTCGGGGGAGTGATGACTCTTATGATGCTCTTCAGACCTCAGGGTATTTTGCCGCCCAAACGTAAAATGAGAGCCGGAAAGGAATAA
- a CDS encoding branched-chain amino acid ABC transporter substrate-binding protein — translation MKRLFMTALLSAALLMLGSGMAFAKTLRVGTMGPLTGPYAADGNDIKNGVLTAVEVFKANGGIPGFDEIEVLPQDTACEPRQAVATANKLINEGVNGVVGSYCSSATLPASEVLDEESIIMITPASTNEKVTSRGLPYMFRMCGRDDDQGAIAIKFMKDKLDAKSVYIVDDKTAYSQGLADGIEKMSASAGIKVLGHEHVNQGDKDFSAILTKVKTDKPDVFYMSMQNSATGALMLIQAKRMGITAAILAQDAVYHPQLIEIAKEAAENVYLTFGFIDDNAPAYKEFYSAYQPKFGSPGAYSGYAYDSAIAYLKAVKAAGSTDPAKVKAELMKLDYDGATKHIKFKANGDSGSNYIIRTVKNGKFRNYWNPATDELY, via the coding sequence ATGAAACGTTTATTTATGACAGCTTTGCTGTCCGCGGCATTATTAATGCTCGGTTCCGGCATGGCTTTTGCGAAAACTTTAAGAGTTGGTACAATGGGACCTCTTACCGGTCCTTACGCTGCTGATGGTAACGACATCAAAAACGGCGTTTTAACCGCTGTTGAAGTTTTTAAAGCCAATGGCGGCATTCCCGGTTTTGACGAAATCGAAGTCCTTCCGCAGGATACAGCATGTGAGCCTCGTCAGGCCGTTGCAACAGCAAATAAACTGATAAACGAAGGCGTAAACGGTGTTGTAGGTTCTTATTGTTCAAGCGCAACTCTCCCCGCATCAGAAGTTCTTGATGAAGAAAGCATCATCATGATTACACCTGCTTCTACTAATGAAAAAGTTACCTCCCGTGGTCTTCCTTATATGTTCCGTATGTGCGGACGTGATGATGATCAGGGCGCAATCGCTATCAAATTTATGAAGGACAAACTTGATGCTAAATCTGTTTATATTGTTGATGATAAAACAGCATATTCACAGGGACTAGCAGACGGCATTGAGAAAATGAGCGCATCTGCAGGAATTAAAGTTCTTGGACATGAACACGTTAATCAGGGCGATAAAGATTTCTCAGCGATTCTTACCAAAGTAAAGACAGACAAACCTGATGTTTTTTACATGAGTATGCAGAATTCAGCCACAGGTGCATTGATGCTTATTCAAGCAAAGCGTATGGGGATTACTGCTGCCATTCTTGCTCAGGATGCAGTTTATCATCCTCAGTTGATTGAAATTGCAAAAGAAGCCGCTGAAAATGTGTATCTTACCTTTGGATTTATAGATGATAATGCTCCTGCATATAAAGAATTCTACTCTGCCTACCAGCCTAAGTTCGGTAGCCCTGGAGCTTATTCTGGTTATGCATATGACAGCGCGATAGCATACCTGAAAGCTGTTAAAGCTGCAGGTTCTACCGATCCTGCAAAGGTTAAAGCTGAGCTTATGAAGCTTGATTATGATGGTGCGACAAAGCATATCAAGTTTAAAGCTAATGGTGATTCCGGTTCAAACTACATCATTCGTACTGTTAAAAATGGAAAGTTCCGTAATTATTGGAACCCTGCAACTGATGAACTTTACTAG